The Halorhabdus sp. BNX81 genome includes a region encoding these proteins:
- a CDS encoding archaemetzincin family Zn-dependent metalloprotease, with the protein MHVDIVPVGDLPAMVKREASAGLRAVYDCDVSVHDTQSIPAGSYDPDRDQYRAEEFIDLAKREGTGEKNIAITDRDLFYRRRNYVFGLAYLDGNGSVISTHRLQMTSDGGISNKSNTEVFAERVRKEVVHEIGHTLGLEHCDNKRCVMNFSPRVREVDVKEQTLCGSCQRRVF; encoded by the coding sequence ATGCACGTCGACATCGTGCCGGTCGGTGACCTCCCTGCGATGGTCAAACGCGAAGCCTCTGCCGGTCTGCGAGCAGTCTATGACTGTGACGTCAGCGTCCACGACACCCAGTCGATTCCGGCCGGGTCTTACGATCCCGACCGCGACCAGTACCGCGCAGAGGAATTCATCGACCTCGCCAAACGGGAGGGAACTGGCGAGAAGAACATCGCGATCACCGACCGGGACCTGTTCTACCGCCGCCGAAACTACGTCTTCGGGCTCGCGTATCTCGACGGCAACGGGAGCGTCATCTCGACCCATCGCCTGCAGATGACTTCTGACGGCGGTATCTCGAACAAGTCGAATACGGAGGTGTTCGCCGAACGCGTCCGGAAGGAAGTCGTCCACGAAATCGGGCACACCCTGGGGCTGGAACACTGCGATAACAAGCGCTGTGTCATGAACTTCTCGCCCAGAGTCCGTGAGGTCGACGTCAAAGAGCAGACGCTGTGTGGGAGCTGTCAACGTCGTGTTTTCTGA
- a CDS encoding thioredoxin family protein produces MTVTLMDFHADWCGPCKTQEPILEELEDDWPEVDFERIDVEEKQDIANEYQVRSLPTLIVENDDGVVERFIGVTQGEDIETALEEASA; encoded by the coding sequence ATGACCGTTACCCTGATGGACTTTCATGCCGACTGGTGTGGCCCGTGTAAGACACAGGAACCCATTCTGGAGGAACTCGAGGACGACTGGCCGGAGGTCGACTTCGAGCGCATCGACGTCGAGGAAAAACAGGACATCGCCAACGAGTATCAGGTCCGGTCGCTGCCGACGCTGATCGTCGAGAACGACGATGGCGTCGTCGAACGGTTCATCGGCGTCACGCAGGGCGAGGACATCGAGACCGCACTCGAAGAAGCATCGGCCTGA
- a CDS encoding PHP domain-containing protein has protein sequence MFDYHVHTTYSDGSFLPQMIDAAERAGLDGVGFADHCNVFDADQSYRETMGFNLDLTYERRRRAIDRARDGTDLRLFDAVEMDYHADREATIESFLEDADFEYAIGSVHAIEGVNVHNEPYFADLPEADREAAVETYVEHLLSLIDSELFEIAAHVDLVERNEALRGLLTEDHYRRIAEAFADSRTVPEINAGRVLDAYGEFHPSEPFAKTLLDAGVSFTIGSDAHAPDSLIDCSDELREVREEWNLPIVECPP, from the coding sequence ATGTTCGATTACCACGTCCATACGACCTACTCCGACGGCTCCTTTCTTCCCCAGATGATCGATGCCGCCGAGCGGGCCGGCCTCGATGGCGTCGGCTTTGCCGACCATTGCAATGTTTTCGACGCCGATCAGTCCTACCGCGAGACCATGGGGTTCAATCTCGACCTCACCTACGAGCGCCGGCGACGGGCAATCGACCGGGCGCGGGACGGGACCGACCTCCGGCTGTTCGACGCCGTCGAGATGGACTACCACGCCGATCGGGAGGCCACGATCGAATCCTTCCTCGAAGACGCCGACTTCGAATACGCCATCGGGAGCGTCCACGCGATCGAGGGGGTAAACGTCCACAACGAACCGTACTTCGCCGACCTGCCAGAGGCGGACCGTGAGGCTGCCGTCGAGACGTACGTCGAGCACCTGCTCTCGCTGATCGACTCGGAACTGTTCGAGATCGCCGCTCACGTCGATCTGGTCGAGCGAAACGAGGCGCTTCGTGGCTTGCTGACCGAGGATCACTACCGGCGGATCGCCGAGGCGTTCGCCGATTCTCGGACTGTACCCGAGATCAACGCCGGCCGCGTGCTCGACGCCTACGGCGAGTTCCATCCGAGCGAACCCTTCGCGAAGACGCTGCTTGACGCTGGCGTGTCGTTTACGATCGGTTCGGACGCCCACGCGCCGGACTCGCTGATCGACTGCAGCGACGAACTCCGCGAGGTCCGTGAGGAGTGGAACCTGCCGATCGTCGAGTGTCCCCCGTAA
- the npdG gene encoding NADPH-dependent F420 reductase gives MRIAILGGTGDIGEGLALRWAYHTSHDVVIGSRDAQRARSKADEYETELSSRGEERTISAAANVEAAADADVVVAAVPAYHLVDTIEQVSDGLDAETVLVSPAVGMQRDESGMHYNRPGAGSVTALAAEAAPEDVPVVGAFHNLAADELANLDIELSLDAILIGDDEDALERVEVLTDGIDGLRPLRAGPIDNAAEVESLTPLLINLAMYNDDLQDVGVRFE, from the coding sequence ATGCGAATAGCCATTCTGGGCGGGACGGGCGACATCGGCGAAGGGCTGGCGCTCCGGTGGGCGTATCACACGTCTCACGACGTCGTGATCGGATCGCGTGATGCTCAGCGCGCCCGGTCGAAAGCCGACGAGTACGAGACCGAGTTGTCGAGTCGCGGCGAGGAACGGACGATCTCGGCAGCCGCGAACGTCGAGGCGGCCGCCGATGCCGACGTGGTCGTCGCCGCTGTTCCGGCCTATCACCTCGTGGACACGATCGAACAGGTCAGCGACGGCCTCGATGCAGAGACCGTGCTCGTGAGTCCGGCCGTGGGCATGCAGCGCGACGAGAGCGGCATGCATTACAATCGACCGGGAGCCGGGAGTGTCACGGCGCTGGCCGCCGAGGCCGCCCCCGAGGACGTCCCGGTCGTCGGCGCGTTTCACAACCTCGCAGCCGATGAACTCGCGAATCTGGACATCGAGTTGTCCCTCGATGCCATCCTGATCGGCGACGACGAGGACGCCCTCGAACGGGTCGAGGTGCTCACGGACGGGATCGATGGACTCCGCCCACTCCGGGCGGGACCGATCGACAACGCCGCCGAAGTCGAATCACTGACGCCGCTTTTGATCAACCTGGCAATGTACAACGACGACCTCCAGGACGTCGGCGTCCGGTTCGAGTGA
- a CDS encoding L-lactate permease, with the protein MTSVVLLALAASLPIVVAFVLLAGLRWSAARSMAVGWVIAAALGFFVWGMEGTWLAAAALKGVLEAVDIILIVFGAILLMNYLEVGGAISTIRWFFRRVENDRRVQLLLIGLGFETIIEGVAGFGTPGALAAPLFIGLGFPPLAAAVFGLFFNAPNPQFGAAGTPINAGVETLSSTLSGTIGVAEFKSIVSAWTGVMTGLTFVFWGLLGVFLLIYWFGDEEERSLGGAARSSAPMVPFALVLGVITGLVQWAVAWFIGYSLPDIAAGFVVIGLGIVMAQYDVLVPEKTWTFPDRSRWSDTWLGGLSLDSISDDEPTKDMPVWLAWTPYLLVAGFLLVTRWPGLGIESQLQAVTFEIGNLLGTELGWDIEYLYLPGTMPFMPIAIGTGLLYRLDVSGTVEAWRESVRQVAPAALTLVIVVSLTQVMQESATNPENIAGMMQVLSEVLATAAGGALPMIVPWIGALGTFVTGSNTVSDILFNALQYNAAENVGLSRGMIVAIQNVGGGVGNMISVQNIAAVCGVVGIAGREGDILRKVAVPTVIFALFVGTIGTLLVYIVGPGVF; encoded by the coding sequence ATGACGAGTGTTGTGCTCCTGGCGCTGGCGGCGAGCCTGCCGATCGTGGTTGCGTTCGTCCTGCTGGCCGGGTTACGGTGGTCGGCGGCACGATCGATGGCAGTCGGCTGGGTGATCGCGGCAGCGCTTGGATTTTTCGTGTGGGGCATGGAAGGGACGTGGTTGGCAGCCGCCGCGTTGAAGGGTGTCCTCGAGGCGGTCGACATCATCCTGATCGTCTTCGGCGCGATCTTGCTGATGAACTATCTGGAGGTCGGCGGGGCGATCAGCACGATCCGGTGGTTCTTCCGGCGCGTCGAGAACGATCGACGGGTCCAGTTGCTGTTGATCGGACTGGGCTTTGAGACCATCATCGAAGGCGTCGCCGGCTTCGGGACGCCCGGGGCGCTGGCCGCGCCGCTGTTCATCGGCCTGGGGTTCCCGCCGCTCGCGGCGGCTGTCTTCGGCCTGTTTTTCAACGCGCCGAATCCACAGTTCGGTGCGGCGGGGACGCCGATCAACGCCGGCGTCGAAACCCTATCGTCGACGCTCTCGGGAACCATCGGGGTCGCGGAGTTCAAGTCGATCGTCTCGGCCTGGACCGGCGTCATGACGGGACTGACGTTCGTCTTCTGGGGACTACTGGGCGTCTTCCTGCTGATCTACTGGTTCGGGGACGAGGAGGAGCGGTCTTTGGGCGGCGCAGCGCGCTCGAGTGCCCCGATGGTTCCGTTCGCGCTGGTTCTCGGCGTCATCACCGGGCTGGTCCAGTGGGCCGTCGCCTGGTTCATCGGCTACTCGCTGCCCGACATCGCCGCCGGGTTCGTGGTCATCGGTCTGGGTATCGTCATGGCACAGTACGACGTTCTGGTCCCCGAGAAGACCTGGACGTTCCCCGACCGCAGTCGGTGGTCGGACACCTGGCTTGGCGGGCTGAGTCTCGATTCGATCAGCGACGACGAACCGACCAAGGACATGCCGGTCTGGCTGGCCTGGACGCCGTATCTGCTGGTCGCCGGGTTCCTCCTGGTGACTCGATGGCCCGGCCTCGGGATCGAGAGTCAGTTGCAGGCGGTGACCTTCGAGATCGGCAACTTGCTGGGGACCGAGCTCGGATGGGACATCGAGTACCTGTACCTGCCGGGCACGATGCCGTTCATGCCGATCGCGATCGGCACGGGACTGCTCTATCGACTCGACGTTTCGGGGACCGTCGAAGCCTGGCGAGAGTCGGTCCGACAGGTCGCACCGGCGGCACTCACCCTCGTCATCGTCGTCTCGCTCACACAGGTGATGCAGGAGTCGGCAACCAATCCCGAGAACATCGCGGGCATGATGCAGGTGCTCTCGGAAGTGCTGGCAACGGCTGCCGGCGGCGCGTTGCCGATGATCGTGCCCTGGATCGGCGCACTGGGGACGTTCGTGACTGGTTCGAACACGGTCTCTGACATCCTGTTCAACGCCTTGCAGTACAACGCCGCGGAGAACGTCGGCCTCTCGCGGGGCATGATCGTCGCGATCCAGAACGTCGGCGGCGGCGTCGGCAACATGATCTCGGTCCAGAACATCGCGGCGGTCTGTGGCGTCGTCGGCATTGCCGGCCGGGAGGGTGACATCCTTCGGAAGGTCGCCGTCCCGACGGTCATCTTCGCGCTGTTCGTGGGGACTATTGGCACGCTTCTGGTCTACATCGTCGGGCCGGGCGTGTTCTGA
- a CDS encoding preprotein translocase subunit Sec61beta, translating into MSSSDSGGLMSSAGLVRYFDAEDRNAIRIDPKTIVAFGALFGVLVLVLNLVA; encoded by the coding sequence ATGAGTAGTAGCGATAGTGGCGGGCTGATGTCGAGTGCCGGTCTCGTCAGGTATTTCGACGCCGAAGACCGCAACGCGATCCGGATCGACCCCAAGACGATCGTTGCCTTCGGGGCACTCTTTGGGGTACTGGTGCTCGTCTTGAACCTGGTCGCGTGA
- a CDS encoding stage II sporulation protein M yields the protein MPFVRGVVPYAGVATVLYGCFAVLGVAVGYKNATTSPLPVRTVPDGGFEAIQLSAFDLFVHNSIVCLQLIGGVLTIGVATVLILLLNGLALGSVLGEASTVLGPGVTAALIVPHGLFEIPALLLATALGFRWTHVLWKVASGKNRQIPIPRHLLHTVGWMILIGALLAVAAVIEADLTLQIARVVS from the coding sequence ATGCCGTTTGTCCGCGGGGTCGTCCCATACGCTGGGGTCGCGACAGTCCTGTACGGCTGTTTCGCCGTGCTTGGCGTGGCTGTGGGCTATAAGAACGCAACGACGTCACCGCTCCCGGTGCGGACGGTTCCGGACGGCGGGTTCGAGGCGATCCAGCTCTCGGCGTTCGATCTGTTCGTTCACAACAGTATCGTCTGCCTGCAGTTGATCGGGGGCGTTTTGACGATCGGAGTCGCGACGGTGTTGATTCTCCTGCTCAACGGGCTTGCACTCGGGTCCGTGCTGGGGGAAGCGTCGACGGTACTCGGTCCAGGCGTCACCGCCGCCCTGATCGTGCCACACGGGCTCTTTGAAATCCCTGCGCTGTTGCTGGCCACGGCCCTCGGATTTCGCTGGACGCACGTCCTCTGGAAAGTCGCCTCAGGCAAGAATCGGCAGATTCCGATCCCGCGTCACCTGCTGCACACCGTGGGGTGGATGATTCTCATCGGCGCGTTACTCGCTGTCGCCGCTGTCATCGAAGCCGATCTCACCCTGCAGATCGCCCGGGTAGTGTCCTGA
- a CDS encoding DUF402 domain-containing protein yields MTDGESVTVRVRGIYATALTERLSAADGVTVVQASPPIQNRFETTFADEPADVRIETDGQRRGISIVGTQLGVERVRESLDVAIDTLGWADPPSQGAIFDGVVTETLGSGAVVDLGEREGFLPFHATAAHVETDDLLRVQVAEPAAPWSDDRPALETTLSVRGDMATLVREEPTDAAGPDLLDVLSVDVPDGWRVSWGRDADDADFDALEASLDGLIDRAVEIDDALTAHDERTTTGRIVEGRGTQWLFFGRESRFALDDNRRAVTPTMPGHHRIKAGDERASAAVDFVEELAPDLDGTFPFDVVTRQFGPQVGDRVSITHGKPDGRTVSLGRGEVTERDPAGTIRVEREMSPGGTYDALGTKRRAGDVAVTKFTEGKWWYPTVYRGEDGQKRGTYVNVCTPVEVFPGEVQYVDLHVDVVKHRDGTVERVDDDELDAAVGAGNVPEALAEKAREVASAVESALS; encoded by the coding sequence ATGACCGACGGAGAGTCAGTCACCGTACGAGTACGCGGTATCTACGCGACAGCACTTACCGAACGCCTGAGCGCGGCGGACGGTGTCACCGTCGTCCAGGCATCCCCTCCCATTCAGAACCGCTTCGAGACGACGTTCGCCGACGAACCGGCCGACGTGCGGATCGAAACCGACGGCCAGCGACGGGGGATCAGTATCGTCGGAACGCAACTCGGCGTCGAGCGCGTTCGTGAGAGCCTTGATGTGGCGATCGACACGCTCGGCTGGGCAGATCCGCCGTCCCAGGGCGCGATCTTCGATGGTGTCGTCACCGAGACGCTGGGGAGCGGAGCCGTCGTCGATCTGGGCGAGCGCGAGGGGTTTCTCCCCTTCCACGCGACCGCTGCACACGTCGAAACCGACGACTTGCTCCGGGTGCAGGTCGCCGAACCGGCGGCCCCCTGGAGCGACGACCGCCCCGCACTCGAGACGACGCTATCGGTTCGTGGCGACATGGCGACACTGGTCCGCGAGGAGCCGACGGACGCGGCGGGCCCGGACTTGCTCGACGTCCTCTCCGTCGACGTGCCCGACGGCTGGCGGGTCTCCTGGGGTCGGGACGCCGACGACGCCGACTTCGACGCGCTCGAAGCGAGCCTCGATGGATTGATCGATCGAGCCGTCGAAATCGACGACGCACTGACGGCCCACGACGAACGCACGACGACCGGTCGGATCGTCGAGGGTCGTGGAACGCAATGGCTGTTTTTCGGCCGGGAATCACGTTTCGCGCTCGACGATAATCGCCGGGCGGTGACGCCGACGATGCCGGGCCATCACCGCATCAAGGCGGGCGACGAGCGAGCGAGCGCCGCCGTGGACTTCGTCGAGGAACTCGCCCCGGACCTCGATGGAACGTTCCCGTTCGACGTCGTGACCCGACAGTTCGGCCCGCAAGTGGGTGATCGTGTCTCCATAACTCACGGCAAGCCGGACGGTCGGACAGTCAGTCTCGGGCGCGGCGAGGTGACCGAACGCGACCCGGCGGGGACCATCCGCGTCGAGCGCGAGATGTCGCCCGGTGGGACCTACGACGCGCTGGGCACGAAGCGCCGGGCGGGCGATGTCGCCGTCACGAAGTTCACCGAAGGGAAGTGGTGGTATCCGACAGTCTACCGGGGCGAAGACGGGCAAAAGCGCGGGACGTACGTCAACGTCTGTACGCCAGTCGAGGTGTTCCCCGGGGAGGTGCAGTACGTCGATCTCCACGTCGACGTGGTCAAACACAGAGACGGGACGGTCGAGCGGGTGGACGACGACGAACTCGACGCGGCTGTTGGGGCAGGCAACGTCCCCGAGGCACTCGCCGAGAAGGCCCGCGAGGTTGCGAGTGCGGTCGAGAGCGCGCTGTCGTGA
- a CDS encoding response regulator produces the protein MDDEPDVLALTATFLERENPDFVVETATSADAGRERLADGTFDCVVSDYEMPGANGIEFLETVREGRPDLPFILFTGRGSEEIASDAISAGVTDYLQKSGGSEQYTVLANRIENAVEQARSRRLLERSQRRLREVIDALPHLLYIVDETETYLLANQALADFHGTTVEAIEGARVPEIIGEPAAEQFRTHLTDVLNSSDPIYVPEVELTVSEGETHVFESRLFSHELAGTDTQAALGLAVDISDHIDRERQLQETNVLLSTLFDTLPVGVLAETESGTVLSVNQRLLDLFAVTGSPSDIVGTDSQQLKREIRGKLADPDRLPDRTDDPTMTPAPEAARQLDLADGSTFERSYRPVDLPDGMGHLWVYRDVTEHTERKAELGTIVDRLENLHDATRDLIRAEDRETVARLVADSVRSILDHPSNVVRLRDGAVLRPVAVTTGAKADLGDRPSYAIGEGFPGEVYETGEHRLVEDFEACERDVDNGPHRSALYLPIGDHGTLSIGDDSPETFDTLDRTLATVLANNAATVLDRLAGERTLRRQNKRLAEFGRVVGHDLRNPLEVARTRCRLAREDHDFDHLEAVERAHERMETLIDDLFVLARNGEMPSDQDWLEFGALANDCWATVSTGAATFVNEADDRIRADEGRLRELLENLFRNAVEHSSTSPDSQARQNAVEHRSTSPRSQAPEDAVEHGGETVQVRLETTADGFVVADDGPGIPAGDRDRVFEVGYSTTEDGTGFGLSIVSQVADSHGWDVTVSESTHGGARFEFTGVELEQ, from the coding sequence GTGGATGACGAGCCCGACGTTCTTGCGCTGACGGCCACGTTCCTCGAACGCGAGAATCCCGACTTCGTCGTCGAGACGGCAACGAGCGCGGATGCGGGGCGTGAACGCCTCGCGGACGGCACTTTCGATTGTGTCGTGTCCGATTATGAGATGCCCGGAGCAAACGGGATCGAATTTCTCGAAACGGTCCGTGAGGGCCGGCCCGATCTCCCGTTTATCCTGTTCACGGGGCGGGGATCCGAGGAGATCGCGAGCGACGCCATCTCGGCCGGCGTCACCGATTATCTCCAGAAGAGCGGTGGCTCCGAACAGTACACAGTGCTGGCAAACCGGATCGAAAACGCGGTCGAGCAGGCCCGGTCACGGCGGTTGCTCGAACGCAGCCAACGGCGGCTTCGGGAAGTCATCGATGCGTTGCCCCATCTGCTGTACATCGTCGACGAAACCGAGACGTATTTGCTGGCCAATCAGGCGCTGGCTGACTTCCACGGGACGACGGTCGAGGCAATCGAAGGAGCACGCGTCCCCGAGATCATCGGCGAGCCGGCCGCCGAGCAGTTTCGAACCCATCTGACGGACGTCTTGAACTCATCCGACCCAATATACGTCCCCGAAGTCGAACTCACTGTCTCCGAGGGGGAGACACACGTCTTCGAATCGCGTCTGTTCTCCCACGAACTCGCTGGAACGGACACGCAGGCGGCTCTCGGGCTCGCGGTCGATATTTCCGACCACATCGACCGGGAGCGGCAACTCCAAGAGACGAACGTCCTGCTTTCGACGCTGTTCGATACGCTCCCGGTCGGTGTGCTGGCCGAGACCGAATCGGGAACGGTACTTTCGGTCAACCAGCGCCTGCTCGATCTGTTTGCCGTTACCGGTTCGCCGTCGGATATCGTCGGGACGGACAGCCAGCAACTCAAACGGGAGATACGCGGGAAACTTGCCGATCCGGATCGATTGCCGGATCGGACCGACGACCCGACTATGACGCCTGCACCGGAGGCTGCCCGGCAACTCGACCTTGCGGACGGCAGCACCTTCGAACGGAGCTACCGCCCGGTCGACCTTCCGGACGGGATGGGGCATCTCTGGGTCTATCGCGACGTGACCGAACACACCGAACGCAAAGCGGAGTTGGGCACGATCGTGGATCGCCTCGAAAACCTGCACGACGCAACCAGAGACCTCATCCGGGCTGAAGACCGGGAAACGGTCGCGAGGCTCGTGGCCGACTCGGTGCGTTCGATTCTCGATCATCCGAGCAACGTGGTTCGGCTCCGTGACGGTGCTGTTCTCCGACCGGTCGCCGTGACCACCGGAGCGAAGGCGGATCTCGGTGACCGACCGTCCTACGCGATCGGCGAGGGGTTTCCCGGAGAGGTGTATGAAACGGGCGAACACCGACTCGTCGAGGATTTCGAGGCGTGCGAACGCGACGTCGATAACGGCCCACATCGGTCCGCATTGTATCTCCCGATCGGCGATCACGGGACGCTCTCGATCGGCGACGACAGTCCGGAGACGTTCGACACACTCGATCGGACGCTCGCGACCGTCCTTGCCAACAATGCGGCGACTGTCCTCGACCGGTTAGCCGGCGAGCGGACGCTCAGACGTCAAAACAAACGGCTCGCGGAGTTTGGACGCGTCGTGGGCCACGATCTTCGAAACCCGCTCGAAGTGGCTCGAACGCGCTGTCGACTCGCACGCGAGGACCACGATTTCGACCACTTAGAGGCTGTCGAGCGGGCGCATGAACGCATGGAGACGTTGATCGATGACCTCTTTGTGTTAGCCCGAAACGGAGAGATGCCATCTGACCAGGATTGGCTCGAATTCGGCGCACTTGCAAACGACTGTTGGGCGACTGTCAGTACGGGAGCTGCCACGTTCGTCAACGAAGCCGACGACCGGATTCGTGCCGACGAGGGTCGCCTCCGCGAACTGCTCGAAAACCTGTTCCGGAACGCCGTGGAACACAGTTCCACGAGCCCTGACTCGCAAGCTCGTCAGAACGCAGTCGAGCATCGCTCGACGAGTCCTCGTTCGCAAGCTCCGGAGGACGCTGTCGAGCACGGGGGCGAGACGGTCCAAGTCCGCCTGGAAACGACAGCCGACGGCTTCGTCGTCGCCGACGACGGCCCGGGGATCCCGGCCGGCGATCGCGACCGCGTCTTCGAGGTCGGCTATTCGACCACGGAGGACGGCACCGGGTTCGGCCTCAGCATCGTCTCACAGGTGGCTGATTCCCACGGCTGGGACGTGACGGTCTCCGAGAGCACACATGGCGGCGCGCGATTCGAGTTCACGGGCGTCGAACTCGAGCAGTAG
- a CDS encoding TIGR01548 family HAD-type hydrolase has protein sequence MQSDAVVLDVDGVLVDVADSYRRAVVDTVARVHGETISRSTLQAFKDAGGFNNDWELTDALALYVLARSEGFDRCVEEFTDRIAASGGGFSGARSVVDDEMDAAARERIHAALDRDQLREVFQQLYLGSDKYRTIEGTEPTLSEAGYIHDETVIVERSTLDALLANFEVGVLTGRPAPEADIALDRVGLDLPEAHRFTMDDWDAGKPDPDALVTLAERFDADTVAFAGDTLDDVRTAVNAAEGDPDRTYHGIGVLTGGLTGESGREKFERAGADAVVESVNDLPELLEPGENCTGSQQA, from the coding sequence ATGCAGTCAGATGCGGTGGTACTCGACGTGGACGGCGTGCTCGTAGACGTCGCCGACTCGTATCGGCGAGCCGTGGTCGACACCGTCGCGCGCGTCCACGGCGAAACCATCTCACGGTCCACACTGCAGGCATTCAAAGACGCCGGGGGATTCAACAACGACTGGGAGCTGACGGACGCACTCGCACTCTACGTCCTCGCACGCAGCGAAGGGTTCGACCGCTGCGTCGAAGAGTTTACCGACCGGATTGCGGCCTCGGGCGGCGGGTTCTCCGGGGCGCGATCGGTCGTCGACGACGAGATGGACGCCGCGGCTCGCGAGCGGATCCACGCGGCGCTCGATCGAGACCAACTCCGTGAGGTGTTTCAGCAACTGTACCTGGGAAGCGACAAGTACCGGACGATCGAGGGGACGGAACCGACACTGTCGGAGGCAGGCTATATCCACGATGAAACCGTCATCGTCGAGCGTTCGACGCTCGATGCGCTCCTCGCGAACTTCGAAGTCGGGGTCCTGACGGGCCGGCCAGCGCCTGAAGCCGACATCGCCCTAGACCGGGTCGGGTTGGACCTTCCCGAGGCACACCGCTTCACCATGGACGACTGGGACGCGGGCAAGCCCGATCCGGACGCACTCGTGACCCTGGCCGAGCGCTTCGACGCTGACACCGTTGCGTTCGCCGGCGACACTCTCGACGACGTTCGCACCGCCGTCAACGCTGCCGAGGGCGATCCGGACCGGACCTATCACGGGATCGGCGTCCTCACCGGCGGGCTGACCGGCGAGTCCGGACGTGAGAAGTTCGAGCGCGCGGGTGCGGATGCGGTCGTCGAATCGGTCAACGACTTGCCGGAACTGCTCGAACCAGGCGAGAATTGTACCGGATCGCAGCAGGCTTAA